One part of the Arthrobacter sp. EM1 genome encodes these proteins:
- a CDS encoding DUF4389 domain-containing protein, which produces MRPGRIVMLVLGTLSALLGLGLLAGAGAAGFGNYVQRDNGYFTTPSERYATSGYALTTPRLDIMTERGVPDAVPVGVVGSLMLSGSGESGKDIFIGVGPRSDVAAYLDGVSHAEITDVRFNPFRVEYRSVAGANVPARPADQSFWAASATGAGEQQLEWDLRSGSWAVVIMNADASPPTAVELKAGARSELLWPVFVGLLIGGVVFLLIGIPLIVLGAAGLGRGGPPPMPGQSWAVAGAAAPQFPAAGAAAGAPPGSAAVYPARLSGYLDPKLSRWLWLFKWFLAIPHFIVLFFLWFAFGVVTIVAWFAILFTGRYPRSLFNFNVGVLRWSWRVAFYSYAALGTDIYPPFTLERTDYPADFDVDYPEKLSRGLVLVKSWLLAIPHLLIVALLTGTAQTWVYRDGRWAQVGVGVSLLGLLVLIAGVVLLFTGAYARGLFDFLLGLNRWIYRVWAYVSLMRDEYPPFHLDSGPRDPGDTAAIPPAWSPAGPGAPGGDPAGPGAPGGDPAGPTNARPTNGGQGFYGIGGPAARGPEKRETPAGPEAAAGPTVPASQDNRPSH; this is translated from the coding sequence ATGCGACCAGGCCGGATCGTCATGCTGGTGCTGGGTACGCTCAGCGCCCTCCTCGGGCTGGGGCTGCTGGCCGGAGCAGGCGCCGCGGGCTTTGGCAACTATGTCCAGCGCGACAACGGGTACTTCACCACGCCTTCGGAACGGTACGCCACGAGCGGCTACGCCTTGACCACACCCCGCCTGGACATCATGACGGAGCGTGGAGTGCCCGATGCCGTTCCGGTCGGCGTGGTCGGAAGCCTTATGCTTAGCGGTTCGGGGGAGTCCGGCAAGGACATCTTCATCGGGGTCGGGCCGCGGAGCGACGTGGCGGCCTACCTGGACGGTGTCAGCCATGCGGAGATCACCGATGTCCGATTCAACCCTTTCCGGGTGGAGTACCGGAGTGTGGCCGGGGCCAACGTTCCGGCGCGGCCGGCGGACCAAAGCTTTTGGGCCGCCTCTGCTACCGGTGCGGGGGAGCAGCAGCTGGAATGGGACCTGCGCTCCGGTAGCTGGGCTGTGGTGATTATGAACGCGGACGCCAGCCCTCCGACGGCCGTTGAGCTAAAGGCCGGAGCCCGCTCCGAGCTGTTGTGGCCAGTCTTCGTCGGTCTCCTGATCGGCGGGGTTGTATTTCTGCTGATCGGGATTCCGCTGATAGTGCTTGGCGCCGCCGGTTTGGGTCGGGGTGGTCCGCCGCCGATGCCCGGGCAGAGCTGGGCGGTGGCCGGAGCGGCAGCCCCCCAGTTCCCTGCGGCCGGTGCGGCGGCGGGTGCCCCGCCGGGATCTGCCGCCGTCTATCCGGCCCGGCTCAGCGGCTATCTGGACCCCAAGCTGTCCCGGTGGTTGTGGCTGTTCAAATGGTTCCTGGCGATCCCGCACTTCATTGTGCTCTTTTTCCTTTGGTTTGCCTTTGGCGTGGTCACGATCGTGGCGTGGTTCGCGATCCTCTTTACCGGCCGCTACCCGCGCTCGCTGTTCAACTTCAACGTCGGCGTTCTCCGCTGGAGCTGGCGGGTGGCCTTCTACTCCTACGCGGCGCTCGGCACGGATATCTATCCGCCGTTCACCTTGGAGCGCACGGACTACCCGGCGGACTTCGACGTCGATTATCCCGAGAAATTGTCCCGCGGCCTGGTGCTCGTGAAGTCCTGGCTCCTGGCCATCCCGCACCTGCTGATCGTGGCTCTGCTGACCGGAACTGCCCAGACGTGGGTCTACCGGGACGGTCGCTGGGCGCAGGTGGGCGTAGGGGTGTCGCTGCTTGGGCTGCTGGTTCTCATCGCCGGAGTGGTCCTGTTGTTCACAGGGGCGTACGCGAGGGGGCTCTTCGATTTCCTGCTGGGGCTCAACCGCTGGATTTACCGCGTCTGGGCCTATGTTTCCCTGATGCGGGATGAATACCCGCCTTTCCATTTGGATTCGGGGCCGCGTGATCCGGGTGACACCGCCGCGATACCCCCGGCATGGTCTCCCGCCGGGCCCGGTGCACCCGGTGGCGATCCCGCCGGGCCCGGTGCACCCGGTGGCGATCCCGCCGGGCCGACAAATGCCCGGCCGACAAATGGCGGGCAGGGCTTCTACGGCATCGGTGGGCCGGCAGCCCGCGGCCCGGAAAAACGCGAGACTCCAGCCGGACCGGAGGCCGCGGCGGGCCCGACCGTCCCAGCGAGCCAAGACAACCGGCCGAGCCACTAG
- a CDS encoding aldo/keto reductase family protein, with protein sequence MEFRYLGNSGFKISEITFGNWLTHGSQVENEVATQCVRAALDAGISTFDTADVYANTAAETVLGKALQGERRESLEIFTKVFGPTGPKGHNDLGLSRKHIMEGINGSLSRLQTDYVDLYQAHRFDYETPLEETMQAFADIVRQGKALYIGVSEWTANQIRDGHALAQELGFQLISNQPQYSMLWRVIEAEVVPTSEELGLSQIVWSPMAQGVLSGKYHPGKPAPEGSRATDSKGGSKMIERWMSNEVLTGVQQLKPIADEAGLTMAQLSIAWVLQNKNVASAIMGASRPEQIEKNVAAAGVQLDAGIMAKIDAAIGSLAERDPAQTKSPASREA encoded by the coding sequence ATGGAATTCAGATACCTCGGGAACAGCGGCTTCAAGATTTCGGAAATCACCTTTGGCAACTGGCTTACCCACGGTTCGCAGGTAGAGAACGAGGTCGCAACCCAGTGCGTACGGGCCGCACTCGACGCCGGCATCAGCACCTTCGACACGGCAGATGTCTACGCCAATACCGCCGCGGAGACCGTGCTGGGCAAGGCCCTCCAAGGCGAGCGGCGCGAGTCGCTGGAAATCTTCACCAAAGTCTTCGGCCCAACCGGCCCCAAGGGCCACAACGATCTTGGCTTGTCCCGCAAGCACATTATGGAGGGCATCAACGGCTCCCTTTCGCGGCTGCAGACGGACTACGTGGACCTCTACCAGGCACACCGCTTCGACTACGAAACCCCGCTGGAAGAGACGATGCAGGCGTTCGCGGATATCGTGCGGCAAGGCAAGGCCCTCTACATCGGCGTCAGCGAATGGACCGCCAACCAGATCCGCGACGGCCATGCCCTCGCCCAGGAACTGGGTTTCCAGCTGATTTCCAACCAGCCGCAATACTCCATGCTGTGGCGGGTCATCGAGGCCGAGGTGGTTCCGACGTCCGAGGAACTTGGTCTCTCGCAGATCGTTTGGTCACCGATGGCGCAGGGTGTGCTGAGCGGGAAATACCACCCGGGCAAACCCGCGCCGGAGGGCAGCCGGGCGACGGATTCCAAGGGCGGCTCGAAGATGATCGAGCGCTGGATGTCCAACGAGGTCCTCACCGGCGTGCAGCAACTCAAACCAATCGCTGACGAGGCCGGCCTGACCATGGCCCAACTGAGTATTGCCTGGGTCCTGCAGAACAAAAACGTGGCCTCGGCCATTATGGGCGCATCCCGGCCGGAGCAGATCGAGAAGAACGTCGCGGCCGCGGGCGTGCAGCTGGATGCCGGGATCATGGCCAAGATTGACGCCGCGATCGGCTCTCTCGCCGAGCGCGACCCGGCGCAGACCAAGTCGCCGGCGTCCCGGGAGGCCTAG
- a CDS encoding anti-sigma factor, with product MQHLDPESLSLLALGEAIGDDAADHLRACAGCAAEFSGLRRAVLAAKPGPAIVALEPPGPQVWAGIHGVLGLSDAVAADPLWSAPTPGSRAVAATEPPPAHGSVTPFPSRAESTGEQQKGGWRFGRIRRSGMWLAAAAATALLAGGAFWSVQQNQSAVTPLARAELTPVDRHSATGSARVVEAKDGQRTLEVQVDKNEARGYQEVWLIAPDLSRLVSLGVMTAGSGTFSVPEGLDLAEYPIVDVSDEPVDGNPAHSSVSIVRGTLAL from the coding sequence GTGCAACATCTTGATCCGGAGTCCCTGAGCCTGCTAGCCCTCGGCGAAGCGATCGGGGACGACGCTGCGGACCACCTCCGGGCCTGCGCTGGTTGTGCAGCAGAATTTTCTGGCCTCCGCCGCGCTGTGCTGGCGGCCAAGCCCGGACCGGCCATCGTCGCCTTGGAACCGCCGGGGCCGCAGGTGTGGGCAGGGATTCACGGCGTCCTGGGGCTTTCCGACGCTGTGGCTGCCGACCCGCTGTGGTCCGCGCCGACGCCGGGTTCCCGCGCGGTGGCAGCGACTGAGCCACCGCCGGCGCATGGGTCCGTGACGCCGTTCCCGTCCCGGGCGGAAAGCACCGGCGAGCAGCAGAAGGGCGGATGGCGCTTCGGCCGGATCCGCCGGTCCGGGATGTGGCTGGCTGCGGCCGCGGCCACAGCGCTGCTGGCCGGCGGGGCCTTCTGGTCCGTACAGCAGAACCAGTCGGCGGTGACCCCACTGGCACGGGCCGAACTCACTCCGGTGGACCGGCATTCCGCGACCGGATCGGCCCGCGTCGTCGAGGCCAAGGACGGGCAGCGCACCCTGGAGGTACAGGTCGACAAAAACGAGGCCCGCGGCTACCAGGAGGTCTGGCTGATCGCGCCGGATCTCTCGCGGCTGGTGAGCCTGGGGGTCATGACCGCCGGCTCCGGCACATTTTCCGTGCCGGAGGGCCTGGATCTGGCCGAATACCCGATCGTGGACGTGTCCGACGAACCGGTTGACGGGAATCCCGCGCACTCCAGCGTCAGCATTGTCCGCGGGACCCTTGCCTTGTGA
- a CDS encoding YchJ family protein, with protein MTPPDTAPPGSGQPGPAPFTDNCPCLSGEQYGLCCGRFHSGAAQASTAEQLMRSRYSAFVLLDAGYLLRTWHPDSRPAALDLDHGLQWRRLDIVATRRGGPLDSEGIVEFKAHFRHHGGRGVHHETSRFVRVDRRWYYVDAVEFG; from the coding sequence GTGACGCCCCCAGACACCGCCCCTCCCGGATCCGGCCAACCCGGTCCGGCCCCGTTCACGGACAACTGCCCGTGCCTCTCGGGGGAGCAGTACGGTCTCTGTTGCGGCAGGTTCCACAGCGGCGCGGCGCAGGCATCGACGGCCGAACAGCTGATGCGCTCCCGGTATAGCGCTTTTGTGCTGCTGGATGCGGGCTATCTGCTGCGGACTTGGCACCCGGACAGCAGGCCGGCCGCATTGGACCTGGATCATGGATTGCAGTGGCGGCGGCTGGACATCGTCGCCACCCGGCGCGGTGGCCCGCTGGACTCCGAGGGCATCGTGGAGTTCAAGGCCCATTTCCGTCACCACGGCGGACGCGGCGTTCACCATGAGACCAGCCGCTTCGTCCGGGTCGACCGCCGCTGGTATTACGTTGACGCCGTCGAGTTCGGCTGA
- a CDS encoding acyl-CoA dehydrogenase family protein, with amino-acid sequence MSSAVENPATGKPAATPASEATAPPAALGPDATAADARAISEAARESSWDRPSFAKGLYLGSFDLSLIHPWPEAPADDVERGEEFLARLTEYCRTMSGRTIERDALIPDAYLKGLADLGVFGMKIPRDYGGLGLSLVYYGRALALLGSVHPSLGALLSAHQSIGVPEPVKVFGTPAQKQEYLPRCAAGAVTAFLLTEPDVGSDPARMGSTAVPSDDGESYLLDGVKLWTTNGVIAELVVVMAVVPSRTGADGTVHNGGISAFVVEMDSPGITVENRNAFMGLRGIENGVTRFHRVRVPAANRLGREGQGLKIALTTLNTGRLALPALCVASGRWSLKIAREWSNARTQWGRPVGQHEAVGKKIAFIAASAFALDAVFELSAEMADAGQKDVRIEAALAKLWSTEISCRIADELVQIRGGRGFETADSLEARGERAVPAEQQLRDLRINRIFEGSSEIMKLLIAREAVDAHLTAAGDLASAEASLSDKARAAVGASGFYAKWLPKLVAGAGMDPRSYSDFGRLAKQLRFIERTSRRLARQTFYGMGRWQAKLEHKQAFLGRIVDIGAELFAMAAACSRAEMLLRTSPEKGASAYDLAEAFCEQARVRVDEYFDQLWRNTDETDHALSRTVLAGDHQWLEAGVLDQSEGTGPWIADASARASVKPNLHRKYR; translated from the coding sequence ATGAGCTCCGCCGTTGAAAATCCAGCCACTGGCAAACCAGCCGCCACGCCCGCCTCGGAAGCCACAGCTCCACCTGCGGCGCTCGGTCCGGACGCTACTGCGGCCGACGCGCGGGCCATCAGCGAGGCTGCCCGTGAGTCCAGTTGGGACCGGCCCAGTTTCGCCAAGGGCCTGTACCTCGGCAGCTTTGACCTCAGCCTGATCCACCCGTGGCCGGAAGCCCCCGCGGACGACGTCGAACGCGGCGAAGAGTTCCTGGCCCGCCTAACCGAGTACTGCCGCACGATGTCCGGGCGCACCATCGAGCGCGACGCGCTGATTCCGGATGCGTACCTGAAGGGCCTCGCCGACCTCGGTGTTTTCGGCATGAAAATTCCCCGCGACTACGGCGGGCTTGGCCTCTCCCTGGTCTACTACGGACGGGCACTGGCGCTGCTGGGTTCCGTCCACCCCAGCCTCGGCGCCCTGCTCTCGGCGCACCAGTCGATTGGCGTCCCCGAGCCGGTGAAGGTATTCGGCACGCCGGCACAGAAACAGGAGTATCTGCCGCGCTGCGCCGCCGGCGCCGTGACCGCCTTCTTGCTGACCGAGCCCGATGTTGGCAGCGACCCCGCCCGGATGGGCAGCACCGCAGTCCCTTCCGACGACGGCGAGTCCTACCTCCTGGACGGCGTCAAGCTCTGGACTACCAACGGGGTGATCGCCGAACTCGTGGTGGTCATGGCGGTGGTTCCCTCACGGACCGGTGCTGACGGCACGGTGCACAACGGCGGAATCAGCGCCTTCGTTGTTGAGATGGATTCCCCCGGCATCACAGTGGAAAACCGCAATGCCTTTATGGGGTTGCGCGGAATTGAGAACGGCGTCACCCGCTTCCACCGGGTCCGGGTGCCGGCAGCCAACCGGCTCGGCCGCGAAGGACAGGGCCTCAAGATCGCCCTCACCACGCTCAACACCGGCCGGCTCGCACTTCCAGCGCTCTGCGTCGCCTCCGGGCGGTGGAGCTTGAAAATCGCCCGCGAGTGGTCCAACGCCCGCACCCAGTGGGGTCGCCCGGTGGGCCAGCACGAGGCCGTGGGCAAAAAGATCGCCTTCATTGCAGCCAGCGCCTTTGCCCTCGACGCGGTTTTTGAGCTTTCCGCCGAAATGGCCGACGCCGGGCAGAAGGACGTCCGGATCGAGGCGGCCCTGGCCAAACTGTGGTCCACCGAGATCAGCTGCCGGATCGCCGATGAACTGGTGCAAATCCGCGGCGGCCGCGGTTTCGAAACAGCGGACTCGCTCGAGGCCCGCGGCGAACGCGCCGTACCTGCCGAACAGCAGCTCCGGGATCTGCGCATCAACCGCATTTTCGAGGGATCCTCAGAGATCATGAAACTGCTGATCGCCCGCGAAGCCGTCGACGCGCACCTGACCGCGGCCGGAGATCTCGCCTCCGCGGAAGCCAGCCTCTCCGACAAGGCCCGGGCCGCCGTCGGGGCCTCCGGCTTTTACGCGAAATGGCTGCCCAAACTGGTCGCCGGGGCCGGCATGGACCCGCGGTCCTACAGCGACTTCGGCAGGCTCGCGAAGCAACTTCGCTTCATCGAGCGGACATCGCGGCGGCTGGCCCGGCAAACCTTCTACGGGATGGGCCGGTGGCAGGCCAAGCTTGAACACAAACAGGCTTTCCTGGGCCGGATTGTGGACATCGGGGCTGAACTGTTCGCTATGGCCGCGGCCTGCTCCCGGGCGGAAATGCTGCTGCGGACCTCCCCGGAGAAGGGCGCGTCCGCTTACGATCTTGCCGAGGCATTCTGTGAGCAGGCCCGGGTGCGGGTTGATGAATACTTCGACCAGCTTTGGCGGAACACCGACGAGACCGACCACGCGCTTTCCCGCACGGTTCTGGCCGGCGATCACCAATGGTTGGAGGCCGGCGTCCTTGACCAGTCCGAAGGGACCGGACCGTGGATTGCCGACGCCAGTGCGCGCGCGTCGGTGAAACCGAATCTGCACCGAAAGTACCGCTGA
- a CDS encoding SDR family oxidoreductase, with amino-acid sequence MTCTPTLAVTGSTGHLGGMVARHLADAGTPQRLLVRDPSRAPQLERADAAVVTYANPALAKAALAGVETLFMVSAAEAEDRMQQHFTFVDAAAAAGVQHIVYTSFFGAAADCAFTLGRDHFATEEHIRASGMDYTFLRDNFYLDFLPLLAGEDGVIRGPAGDGSMAAVARADIARSAVTVLRDPSLHISRTYDLTGPEDLSLASAAALLTAGTGRTITFHNESLDEAYASRASYGAPAWQVDAWVSTYTAIVTGELAGPTSAVHELTGREPLGLAQFLAESHAI; translated from the coding sequence GTGACGTGTACGCCCACGCTCGCCGTCACTGGTTCCACCGGGCACCTCGGCGGCATGGTGGCCCGCCACCTGGCCGACGCCGGCACCCCGCAACGACTGCTCGTCCGTGACCCCAGCAGGGCCCCGCAGCTGGAACGCGCCGACGCCGCCGTCGTGACCTACGCCAACCCGGCGCTGGCAAAAGCGGCACTTGCGGGGGTGGAGACGCTTTTTATGGTCTCCGCCGCCGAGGCCGAAGACCGGATGCAGCAGCACTTCACCTTCGTGGACGCGGCTGCCGCAGCCGGTGTGCAGCACATCGTCTACACCTCGTTCTTCGGCGCGGCGGCTGATTGCGCCTTCACTCTCGGCCGGGACCATTTCGCCACTGAGGAACACATCAGGGCTTCCGGGATGGACTACACCTTCCTGCGGGACAACTTCTACCTCGATTTCCTGCCCTTGCTGGCGGGCGAGGACGGCGTGATCCGCGGACCCGCCGGGGACGGTTCCATGGCGGCCGTTGCCCGGGCGGATATTGCCCGCTCCGCCGTGACCGTGCTCCGGGACCCGTCCCTGCACATCAGCAGAACCTACGACCTCACCGGACCTGAGGACCTCTCCTTGGCCTCGGCCGCGGCACTTCTCACCGCCGGGACCGGCCGGACCATCACGTTCCACAACGAGAGCCTGGATGAGGCGTACGCCTCGCGCGCCTCCTACGGGGCTCCGGCGTGGCAGGTGGACGCCTGGGTGAGCACCTACACGGCAATCGTCACCGGTGAACTGGCCGGGCCGACGTCGGCCGTCCACGAACTCACCGGCCGCGAACCTTTGGGCCTGGCGCAGTTCCTGGCCGAGTCGCACGCGATCTAA
- a CDS encoding DUF4282 domain-containing protein, producing MKNLFDLSFTRFISPSIAKIVYILIMIALGVMYLVFVIAAFSSRSPVLGLLVLLVIGPLFVIIYLALARIGLESLVAGIRTAENTAELVRLQGGTPAAGTHGGLPAGPNSPPVWNAPTSQSPGTQQYPAGYRTPEQPPGQ from the coding sequence GTGAAGAACTTGTTTGACCTGTCATTTACTCGTTTTATCTCGCCATCCATCGCCAAGATCGTCTACATCCTGATCATGATCGCCTTAGGCGTGATGTACCTGGTTTTTGTTATCGCAGCGTTTAGCAGCCGCAGCCCCGTTTTGGGTCTGCTCGTTCTCTTGGTGATCGGGCCCCTGTTCGTCATCATTTACCTCGCGCTGGCAAGAATCGGCCTCGAATCCCTCGTAGCCGGTATCCGCACCGCGGAAAACACCGCAGAGCTGGTCCGGCTCCAGGGCGGAACGCCCGCCGCAGGAACCCACGGCGGGCTCCCTGCCGGGCCCAACTCGCCGCCGGTGTGGAATGCGCCGACCTCCCAGTCACCCGGAACGCAGCAGTACCCCGCCGGATACCGGACGCCGGAACAGCCGCCAGGGCAGTAG
- a CDS encoding sortase, with translation MKRTTTAEGAGGSSAPWQRTAERSPAARHAAAALTMALLIAGCAAPQDVVAPLTPATGSPATESAAMEASVPDAGRPSLEPPPPVQAATPAVPTSAIPVRPATPLVRAPKDPAPRFLTVEGTTINMPIVQVGVSPDGAMEIPDPFDEAGWYRYGPAPGAAAGSAVLAAHVDTTSDSAPFSQLKSLAPGTIVTVQREGSAALTFRVTGVELMAKDAFDGVSIFRRDGPPQLKLVTCGGRWLDEQQDYGDNVIVTAAPA, from the coding sequence ATGAAGCGCACGACAACGGCGGAGGGCGCCGGGGGATCGTCGGCTCCTTGGCAGCGGACAGCCGAAAGGAGCCCAGCCGCGCGACACGCGGCCGCCGCCCTCACGATGGCCCTGCTGATTGCGGGGTGCGCCGCTCCGCAGGACGTTGTGGCGCCGTTAACCCCGGCAACGGGGAGCCCGGCAACGGAGAGCGCCGCAATGGAGGCGTCCGTCCCCGACGCGGGCCGACCCAGCCTGGAGCCCCCGCCGCCGGTACAGGCTGCGACTCCTGCAGTCCCCACCTCAGCTATTCCGGTCCGGCCGGCAACCCCACTGGTCCGGGCGCCCAAGGACCCGGCCCCCCGATTCCTTACGGTGGAGGGAACCACCATCAACATGCCCATCGTGCAGGTGGGTGTCAGCCCCGACGGGGCCATGGAGATCCCGGATCCGTTCGACGAGGCTGGCTGGTACCGCTACGGCCCGGCTCCCGGGGCCGCGGCCGGATCCGCGGTGCTTGCGGCACACGTCGACACGACCTCCGATTCGGCGCCCTTTTCCCAACTAAAGTCCCTCGCGCCCGGCACCATTGTGACGGTCCAGCGCGAAGGGTCGGCAGCCCTAACGTTCCGGGTGACCGGGGTCGAACTTATGGCCAAAGACGCGTTCGACGGCGTCTCCATCTTCCGGCGTGACGGTCCGCCCCAGTTGAAACTGGTGACTTGCGGGGGCCGATGGCTGGACGAACAGCAGGACTACGGTGACAATGTGATTGTCACGGCGGCTCCGGCATGA
- a CDS encoding DUF4397 domain-containing protein has product MRTRIFAAGAVVIAAALTLAGPAQAAESDAQLSVLHGVPGLTVDVWVNGERTLDNFAPGTLAGPLALPAGDYDLAITAADAADASAPVIGPVKVTLAASGNYTAVANLDAGGKPTANFFTNDVSRLEPGKGKLTVRHTAAAPAVDILAGGASVISGLANPNEKTLTLDPGTLSVAVAAAGTTAPVIGPADVTVAEGTHTIVYAWGSLADKNLMLAVQNIEGLHSAPAGVPGGRSGAVDAGTASSGQPAAMAGIGVVILLLLGGGVALSRRQPVFHSTR; this is encoded by the coding sequence ATGCGTACCAGGATTTTCGCAGCGGGCGCCGTAGTAATTGCGGCAGCTCTCACCCTTGCCGGCCCCGCCCAGGCCGCCGAGTCCGACGCCCAGCTTTCCGTCCTCCATGGCGTTCCCGGACTTACTGTTGACGTCTGGGTGAACGGCGAACGGACCCTTGACAACTTCGCTCCGGGCACCCTGGCCGGTCCGCTGGCCCTTCCGGCCGGCGACTATGACCTCGCCATCACCGCCGCAGACGCCGCGGATGCCTCCGCCCCTGTGATCGGACCCGTGAAGGTTACCCTCGCTGCCAGCGGCAACTACACGGCCGTCGCAAACCTTGACGCAGGGGGGAAACCGACGGCTAACTTCTTCACGAATGACGTTTCACGGCTGGAGCCCGGTAAGGGAAAGCTCACTGTCCGCCACACCGCAGCGGCGCCGGCCGTGGACATCCTCGCCGGTGGTGCCTCCGTGATCTCCGGCCTGGCCAACCCCAATGAGAAGACCCTCACGCTGGATCCCGGCACCCTGTCCGTTGCGGTTGCTGCCGCCGGGACCACGGCTCCGGTGATTGGTCCGGCCGATGTGACGGTTGCGGAGGGCACCCACACGATCGTGTACGCCTGGGGCAGCCTCGCGGACAAGAACCTGATGCTGGCCGTGCAGAACATTGAAGGACTGCATTCCGCCCCCGCCGGCGTTCCCGGCGGACGCTCCGGTGCCGTTGACGCGGGAACCGCATCAAGCGGTCAGCCGGCCGCGATGGCAGGCATTGGTGTTGTGATCCTCCTGCTGCTGGGAGGCGGCGTCGCTTTGTCCCGCAGGCAGCCGGTGTTCCACAGCACCCGCTAA
- a CDS encoding TIGR04086 family membrane protein, which translates to MSNPAGPDDRTPRRARDEDTPGSQNAGIHDARQDADRHNTVRTNDTQAIPTGTEPARSRPVTAVRHDATGHETVLDDVPTRETVVAREKEQFGGIKIGSAFFGWLAATGMAVLLTALVAAAGTAVGLATNTDVNAAVTAGNETMGLVGIIAVLVILFVSYFSGGYVAGRMARFSGAKQGFMVWVWALIAAVVVAILGIVAGQRYNILAQLNSFPRIPVNEGELTATSAIAAVVVAAVALVGAVLGGTAGMHFHRKVDRAGFTPVEPVEER; encoded by the coding sequence ATGAGCAACCCAGCAGGCCCCGATGATCGCACTCCCCGACGCGCCCGTGACGAGGACACGCCCGGCAGCCAGAACGCCGGGATCCACGACGCCCGCCAGGATGCCGACCGCCACAACACCGTCCGCACCAACGACACCCAGGCCATCCCGACCGGCACCGAACCAGCCCGCAGCCGGCCCGTCACTGCCGTGCGCCACGACGCGACGGGGCATGAGACTGTGCTCGACGATGTCCCCACCCGCGAAACCGTGGTGGCCCGCGAAAAGGAGCAGTTCGGCGGCATCAAGATTGGTTCAGCATTCTTCGGCTGGCTGGCCGCCACCGGAATGGCCGTCCTGCTGACGGCACTGGTCGCGGCTGCCGGCACCGCCGTTGGCCTCGCCACTAATACGGACGTCAACGCTGCAGTCACCGCGGGCAACGAAACGATGGGGCTTGTCGGCATCATCGCCGTGCTGGTCATCTTGTTTGTGTCGTATTTCTCCGGCGGCTACGTCGCTGGCCGGATGGCACGTTTTAGCGGCGCAAAACAAGGATTTATGGTGTGGGTCTGGGCCCTCATCGCCGCGGTTGTCGTCGCCATTCTCGGCATCGTGGCGGGACAGCGGTACAACATCCTGGCCCAGCTCAACAGCTTCCCGCGCATCCCGGTCAACGAGGGCGAACTGACCGCCACCAGCGCCATCGCCGCAGTTGTGGTGGCCGCCGTGGCCCTTGTCGGCGCCGTCCTGGGCGGAACCGCCGGCATGCACTTCCACCGCAAAGTGGATCGCGCCGGGTTCACCCCGGTGGAACCGGTCGAGGAACGCTAG
- a CDS encoding sigma-70 family RNA polymerase sigma factor gives MIQGAGLIVATNSGKEPGLAPREDSSGWDPELTESFAAGDETVLAEAYRQFSPLVHTLALRSLRDNSAADDVTQEVFIRVWRSRSAFDPKKARLPAWIVGITRNVITDAQAASMREARKVLAAVERSPDPEQAAGHAAAEVLADRLLLDGELERLGEPQGSILRLAFYDDLTHSQISQKLDLPLGTVKSHIRRSLSQLRSRLEVDRATS, from the coding sequence ATGATTCAAGGCGCAGGGCTCATCGTCGCCACCAACAGCGGGAAGGAGCCGGGATTGGCACCTCGCGAGGACTCTTCCGGCTGGGACCCGGAACTCACCGAATCTTTCGCCGCCGGTGACGAAACTGTGCTGGCAGAGGCGTACCGGCAGTTCTCTCCCCTGGTGCACACGCTGGCGCTTCGCTCGCTGCGCGACAACTCCGCGGCCGATGACGTTACCCAGGAGGTGTTTATCCGGGTGTGGCGGTCGCGGTCTGCGTTCGACCCGAAGAAAGCGCGGCTGCCGGCGTGGATCGTGGGCATCACCCGGAACGTGATCACGGACGCGCAAGCGGCCTCGATGCGGGAAGCCCGGAAGGTACTGGCCGCCGTCGAACGCTCCCCGGACCCGGAACAGGCGGCCGGGCACGCGGCTGCGGAGGTTCTGGCCGACCGACTGCTGCTGGACGGGGAACTGGAGAGACTGGGCGAGCCGCAAGGATCAATCCTTAGGCTTGCCTTCTACGATGACCTGACGCATTCGCAGATTTCACAGAAACTGGACCTGCCGCTTGGTACGGTCAAGAGCCACATCCGCCGCAGCTTGTCCCAGCTCAGAAGCCGATTGGAGGTAGACCGTGCAACATCTTGA